One part of the Podarcis muralis chromosome 3, rPodMur119.hap1.1, whole genome shotgun sequence genome encodes these proteins:
- the MRPL33 gene encoding large ribosomal subunit protein bL33m isoform X1, whose translation MFLTVANLAKSKSKYILVRMLSEAGTGFAFNMKRGRLEEKLVKLKYDPIVKQRVLFKELKKVRSL comes from the exons atgTTTCTGACCGTGGCCAATT TGGCCAAGAGCAAATCAAA GTATATCCTTGTGCGGATGTTGAGTGAAGCAGGAACAGGTTTTGCTTTCAACATGAAAAGAGGCCGACTTGAAGAAAAGTTAGTTAAATTGAAATACGATCCTATAG TTAAACAGCGTGTCCTCTTCAAAGAGCTGAAAAAGGTCCGTTCCCTGTAG
- the MRPL33 gene encoding large ribosomal subunit protein bL33m isoform X2: MYILVRMLSEAGTGFAFNMKRGRLEEKLVKLKYDPIVKQRVLFKELKKVRSL; encoded by the exons AT GTATATCCTTGTGCGGATGTTGAGTGAAGCAGGAACAGGTTTTGCTTTCAACATGAAAAGAGGCCGACTTGAAGAAAAGTTAGTTAAATTGAAATACGATCCTATAG TTAAACAGCGTGTCCTCTTCAAAGAGCTGAAAAAGGTCCGTTCCCTGTAG